Proteins from a genomic interval of Ramlibacter algicola:
- a CDS encoding amino acid--[acyl-carrier-protein] ligase — translation MDTRTYDIEGFAEQLVEHGLIVPTGIKGAYGRGPVFEDILQRFDALVKRIAADDGAQELTFPPVLARAMIEKVGYMDNFPQLAGSVHSFMGTDKQARELSAKVHAGERWEDMLSPTDVMLTPAACYPVYPTFSGLLPQGGRLVTVLGWVFRHEPSDEPTRLQHFRMREYIRVGKPEDVVAWRDAWLQRGLTLLEGLGLPVQSDVASDPFFGRAGKMMAANQVDQRLKFEILCPVISREKPTAICSFNWHQDHFSSKFGIRTSEDAVAHTACLGFGLERVTLALIKAHGYDVADWPAKVRDQLWPR, via the coding sequence ATGGACACGCGGACCTACGACATCGAGGGTTTCGCCGAGCAACTGGTCGAGCACGGCCTGATCGTGCCGACCGGCATCAAGGGCGCGTACGGGCGCGGCCCGGTGTTCGAGGACATCCTGCAGCGCTTCGACGCGCTGGTGAAGCGCATCGCGGCCGACGACGGCGCGCAGGAGCTGACGTTCCCGCCGGTCCTGGCCCGCGCCATGATCGAGAAGGTCGGCTACATGGACAACTTCCCGCAGCTGGCCGGCTCGGTGCACAGCTTCATGGGCACTGACAAGCAGGCGCGCGAGCTGTCGGCCAAGGTGCATGCGGGCGAGCGCTGGGAAGACATGCTGTCGCCCACCGACGTGATGCTGACCCCGGCCGCGTGCTACCCGGTCTACCCGACCTTCAGCGGCCTGCTGCCGCAGGGCGGCCGCCTGGTCACGGTGCTCGGCTGGGTGTTCCGGCATGAGCCGTCGGACGAGCCGACGCGGCTGCAGCACTTCCGCATGCGCGAGTACATCCGCGTGGGCAAGCCCGAGGACGTGGTCGCGTGGCGCGACGCCTGGCTGCAGCGCGGCCTCACGCTGCTGGAAGGCCTGGGCCTGCCGGTGCAGAGCGACGTCGCGTCCGATCCCTTCTTCGGCCGCGCCGGCAAGATGATGGCCGCCAACCAGGTCGACCAGCGCCTCAAGTTCGAGATCCTGTGCCCGGTGATCTCGCGCGAGAAGCCGACGGCGATCTGCTCGTTCAACTGGCACCAGGACCACTTCAGCTCCAAGTTCGGCATCCGCACGTCGGAAGACGCCGTGGCGCATACCGCCTGCCTGGGCTTCGGCCTCGAGCGCGTGACGCTGGCGCTGATCAAGGCGCACGGCTACGACGTGGCCGACTGGCCGGCAAAGGTGCGCGACCAACTGTGGCCGAGGTGA
- a CDS encoding acyl-CoA dehydrogenase family protein, protein MDCDSAPRFAELIDAVRKVATDVAAPQAADVDAKARFPIETLAALREYHVLSAAVPRELGGAGCTMEELAQLCSTLGQSCGSSAMVLAMHYIQLACIARHGMESDYFRGYLRDLVKRQYLLASMTSENGTFGDTRSSICAVRRSNGGFQLDKDATTGSYCAHSDAILVTCRKDEDAARSDQVLVLVKREDCTLSQTTSWDTLGMRGTCSPGFKLESHGAEEQVLPVPYADISAQTMVPYSHILWASLWWGIAAGAVNKAANFVRGQARQNPGTTPPTANRLAEVLVQLQVMKQNWVSAARDFDALGDEREPLAGMGWALRLNNLKIASSEAAPQIVHRALQIVGILGYKNDSPFSLGRHYRDALSGSLMISNERIGAKNASMLLVTKELV, encoded by the coding sequence ATGGACTGCGATTCGGCGCCACGTTTCGCCGAACTCATCGACGCGGTGCGCAAGGTCGCCACGGACGTGGCCGCACCGCAGGCCGCCGACGTCGACGCGAAGGCACGCTTCCCGATCGAGACACTGGCGGCGCTGCGCGAGTACCACGTGTTGTCGGCCGCTGTGCCGCGCGAGCTCGGCGGTGCCGGCTGCACGATGGAGGAGCTCGCGCAACTGTGCTCGACCCTGGGCCAGTCGTGCGGTTCCAGCGCCATGGTGCTGGCGATGCACTACATCCAGCTGGCGTGCATCGCGCGCCACGGCATGGAGAGCGACTACTTCCGCGGCTACCTGCGCGATCTCGTCAAGCGCCAATACCTGCTGGCGTCGATGACGTCGGAGAACGGTACTTTCGGCGACACACGCTCGAGCATCTGCGCGGTCCGCCGCAGCAACGGCGGCTTCCAGCTCGACAAGGACGCGACGACGGGTTCGTACTGCGCGCACTCGGACGCCATCCTGGTGACCTGCCGCAAGGACGAGGACGCCGCGCGCAGCGACCAGGTGCTGGTGCTCGTCAAGCGCGAGGACTGCACGCTGTCGCAGACCACGTCCTGGGACACGCTGGGCATGCGCGGCACGTGCAGCCCCGGCTTCAAGCTCGAATCGCACGGTGCCGAAGAGCAGGTGCTGCCGGTGCCGTACGCGGACATCTCGGCGCAGACCATGGTGCCGTACTCGCACATCCTGTGGGCCTCGCTGTGGTGGGGCATCGCGGCGGGTGCGGTCAACAAGGCCGCCAACTTCGTGCGGGGCCAGGCGCGCCAGAACCCGGGCACCACGCCGCCGACGGCGAACCGCCTTGCCGAAGTGCTCGTGCAGTTGCAGGTGATGAAGCAGAACTGGGTGTCGGCCGCGCGCGACTTCGATGCGCTGGGCGACGAGCGCGAGCCGCTGGCCGGCATGGGCTGGGCGCTGCGGCTGAACAACCTGAAGATCGCGAGCTCGGAAGCCGCGCCGCAGATCGTGCACCGCGCGCTGCAGATCGTCGGCATCCTCGGCTACAAGAACGACAGCCCGTTCAGCCTCGGCCGCCACTACCGCGATGCCCTGTCGGGCTCGCTCATGATTTCCAACGAACGCATCGGCGCCAAGAACGCGTCGATGCTCCTCGTGACCAAGGAGCTGGTTTGA
- a CDS encoding 2Fe-2S iron-sulfur cluster-binding protein has protein sequence MTSITFLSPSGATLATVQARNGESVMRAALRAGIEGIEAECGGALTCATCHVYVRDDQVASLPPPTEDELGMLDYAAAERRPGSRLSCQLVAGDDLPELTVQVPDTQY, from the coding sequence ATGACGAGCATCACCTTCCTCTCCCCTTCGGGCGCGACGCTGGCCACCGTGCAAGCCAGGAACGGCGAATCGGTGATGCGCGCGGCGCTGCGCGCGGGCATCGAAGGCATCGAGGCGGAATGCGGCGGCGCACTGACTTGCGCGACCTGCCATGTCTACGTTCGCGACGACCAGGTGGCGTCGCTGCCGCCGCCGACCGAGGATGAACTCGGCATGCTCGATTACGCCGCCGCGGAGCGTCGTCCCGGCAGCCGCCTGAGCTGCCAGTTGGTGGCGGGCGACGACCTGCCCGAGCTCACGGTGCAGGTGCCGGACACGCAGTACTGA
- a CDS encoding DUF1839 family protein codes for MPSIAVLPGLTPESYRRHPLHGEAAAWPEKNCYADLWIGFLHTLGLEPLALLPFTVAVDFEGDQWTFFKPPPEELRSLYGVDVQELTVWRPLIEHAKEHLAAGKLISTESDAFWLPDTAGTDYRRSHTKTTILMADLDLANERLGYFHNAGYFELQGEDFRQLFRLDAPPDPAFLPLFAEVVRIDRLVRRNASDLSDLAFDLLRQHFAWRPRSNPFSRFAARIESDMPAMHEAGLAHYHQWAFASVRQAGAAFELLGAHLRWMATQGYPELGEAAPHFEAIGTANKTLILKGARAVNARRALGADELLQGMASDWERGIAVLQPLLGDA; via the coding sequence ATGCCATCGATCGCCGTCCTGCCCGGGCTGACGCCCGAGAGCTACCGCCGGCACCCGCTGCACGGCGAAGCTGCCGCGTGGCCGGAGAAGAACTGCTACGCCGACCTGTGGATCGGGTTCCTGCACACGCTGGGCCTCGAGCCGCTGGCGCTGTTGCCGTTCACCGTCGCGGTGGACTTCGAAGGCGACCAGTGGACCTTCTTCAAGCCACCGCCCGAGGAGTTGCGCAGCCTGTACGGCGTGGACGTGCAGGAGCTCACCGTGTGGCGTCCGCTGATCGAGCACGCCAAGGAGCACCTCGCGGCCGGCAAGTTGATCAGCACCGAGTCCGATGCGTTCTGGCTGCCCGACACCGCGGGCACCGACTACCGCCGCTCGCACACCAAGACCACCATCCTGATGGCGGACCTGGACCTCGCGAACGAGCGGCTCGGGTACTTCCACAACGCCGGCTATTTCGAGTTGCAGGGCGAGGACTTCCGGCAGCTGTTCCGCCTGGACGCGCCGCCGGATCCGGCGTTCCTGCCGCTGTTCGCCGAGGTGGTTCGCATCGACCGGCTCGTGCGCCGCAACGCATCCGACCTGTCGGACCTCGCGTTCGACCTCCTCCGCCAGCACTTCGCGTGGCGGCCGCGCAGCAACCCGTTCTCGCGCTTCGCCGCCCGGATCGAGAGCGACATGCCGGCCATGCACGAAGCGGGCCTCGCGCACTACCACCAGTGGGCGTTCGCGAGCGTGCGCCAGGCCGGCGCGGCGTTCGAGCTGCTCGGCGCGCACTTGCGCTGGATGGCGACGCAGGGCTATCCGGAACTCGGCGAGGCCGCGCCGCACTTCGAGGCGATCGGCACGGCCAACAAGACGCTGATCCTGAAGGGCGCGCGCGCGGTCAACGCGCGCCGCGCGCTCGGCGCGGACGAGCTGTTGCAGGGCATGGCGAGCGACTGGGAGCGCGGCATTGCGGTGCTGCAGCCGCTGCTCGGCGACGCCTGA
- a CDS encoding pseudouridine synthase, whose amino-acid sequence MTANLRLLHLDADLAAIDKPPGLLVHPSALDAHEDRTALGLLEGQLAQKLYPLHRLDKGTSGVLLFARHVEAARQWGAAFEGGEVRKRYVALVRGWPAEQGVIDQPLARDPELPSTGQVRLAAVTRYLRLACHEWDFSVDGRHPTSRYALVEAEPLTGRRHQIRRHFKHIAHPLVGDTTHGKGAHNRAVGAWLGTQRLWLHACSIELPGTLRVEAGPGPEWRSLGIPYDGSP is encoded by the coding sequence GTGACCGCGAACCTGCGCCTGCTGCATCTCGACGCCGACCTGGCGGCCATCGACAAGCCGCCCGGTTTGCTCGTGCACCCGAGCGCACTCGACGCGCACGAGGACCGCACGGCGCTCGGACTGCTGGAAGGCCAACTGGCCCAGAAGCTGTACCCCCTGCACCGGCTCGACAAGGGCACCAGCGGCGTGCTGCTGTTCGCGCGACACGTCGAGGCAGCGCGGCAATGGGGCGCAGCGTTCGAAGGAGGTGAAGTGCGCAAGCGCTACGTCGCGCTGGTGCGCGGCTGGCCGGCGGAGCAGGGTGTCATCGACCAGCCGCTCGCGCGCGATCCCGAGTTGCCGTCGACCGGCCAGGTCCGGTTGGCGGCGGTCACTCGCTACCTCCGTCTCGCATGCCACGAGTGGGACTTCAGCGTCGATGGCCGGCACCCGACCAGCCGCTATGCGCTGGTCGAGGCCGAGCCGCTGACCGGCCGCCGCCACCAGATCCGGCGCCACTTCAAGCACATCGCGCATCCGCTGGTGGGCGACACCACACACGGCAAGGGCGCGCACAACCGCGCCGTCGGGGCGTGGCTGGGCACGCAGCGGCTGTGGCTGCATGCCTGCAGCATCGAGCTGCCGGGGACGTTGCGCGTGGAGGCGGGGCCCGGTCCGGAGTGGCGGTCGCTCGGCATCCCCTACGATGGCAGCCCATGA
- a CDS encoding class 1 fructose-bisphosphatase: protein MPTKISLTRYLVEQQRVDGRIPGDLRLLLEVVARACKGISHAVTKGALAGVLGTAGSENVQGEVQKKLDIIANEVLIEANEWGGHLAAMASEEMDSIYLVPNRYPQGEYLLLFDPLDGSSNIDVNVSIGTIFSVLKKPEGSPGVSEQDFLQAGAKQVAAGYCIYGPQTTLALTVGDGVAVFTLDADQGSFVLTQEQVRIPEDTKEFAINMSNMRHWDAPVKRYVDECLAGRDGPRGKDFNMRWVASMVADVHRILTRGGIFLYPWDKREPDKPGKLRLMYEANPMSWLVEQAGGAATNGRERILDLKPGKLHERVAVVLGSRNEVERVTRYHLEARK, encoded by the coding sequence ATGCCCACCAAGATCTCCCTCACCCGCTACCTCGTCGAGCAGCAACGCGTCGACGGCCGCATCCCCGGCGACCTGCGCCTGCTGCTCGAAGTGGTGGCCCGTGCCTGCAAGGGCATCAGCCACGCCGTCACCAAGGGCGCGCTGGCCGGCGTGCTCGGCACCGCCGGCAGCGAGAACGTGCAGGGCGAGGTCCAGAAGAAGCTGGACATCATCGCCAACGAGGTGCTGATCGAGGCCAACGAATGGGGCGGCCACCTGGCCGCGATGGCGAGCGAGGAGATGGACAGCATCTACCTGGTGCCCAACCGCTATCCGCAGGGCGAGTACCTGCTGCTGTTCGATCCGCTGGACGGCTCGTCCAACATCGACGTCAACGTGAGCATCGGCACCATCTTCTCGGTGCTGAAGAAGCCCGAAGGTTCGCCCGGCGTGAGCGAACAGGACTTCCTGCAGGCCGGCGCGAAGCAGGTGGCCGCGGGCTACTGCATCTACGGCCCGCAGACCACGCTGGCGCTCACCGTGGGCGACGGCGTCGCGGTGTTCACGCTCGATGCCGACCAGGGCTCGTTCGTGCTCACGCAGGAGCAGGTGCGCATTCCCGAGGACACGAAGGAATTCGCGATCAACATGTCCAACATGCGGCACTGGGACGCGCCGGTGAAACGCTACGTGGACGAGTGCCTGGCCGGCAGGGACGGCCCGCGCGGCAAGGACTTCAACATGCGCTGGGTCGCCTCGATGGTGGCCGACGTGCACCGCATCCTCACGCGCGGCGGCATCTTCCTGTACCCCTGGGACAAGCGCGAGCCGGACAAGCCCGGCAAGCTGCGCCTGATGTACGAAGCCAACCCCATGTCCTGGCTGGTCGAGCAGGCCGGCGGCGCCGCCACCAACGGCCGCGAGCGCATCCTCGACCTGAAGCCGGGGAAGCTGCACGAGCGCGTGGCGGTGGTGCTGGGCTCGAGGAACGAGGTGGAGCGCGTCACGCGGTACCACCTCGAGGCGCGGAAGTAA